A window of Rosa rugosa chromosome 7, drRosRugo1.1, whole genome shotgun sequence genomic DNA:
TTGGATCGTCGAAAtctgcaagagagagagagagagagagagagagagagagagagagagtgtcgtGCTGGATAGTTTGTTAATTATgtcaagggtaaaattgtcattttacttgaAACAGGGTAAATGAGAAtacaaatttgttgttgggcTTTTTTAGCCAATTTTAGTGCATTGGGTCAACAtccattttctttatttatctATGCATAACTATTATCAAAAAGCTTAAAGGTTGATCGATGAAAACAACATGCATGGGGATAAATAACATAGATATCATCATCTTGTTCAGAAGTATATATATCTTCCCAAAGTCCATACATTAGCCAACCCTTTCGTACCACAAACCTCATAGAGAGCCTGCACAGAAGTTTCGTATTCATGGCTTCCAACCACCAAAACAATGCCCCTAATGAAGTGGTGGTTGTCATGGTTCCTTTACCGGCACAAGGCCACCTCAACCAGCTCCTCCACCTCTCCCGCCTCATCTCCGCCTACAACATCCCCGTTCACTTTGTCGGAACCCCCAATCACAACCGTCAAGCCAAGGTCCGAGTCCACGGCTGGGATCAAACCTCAGACGTCAAAAACACGATCCACTTCCATGACTTCATCATCCCTCCTGTCTTTTGCCCTCCTCCCAACCCCAATGCACCAAACAAGTTCCCTTCTCATCTCCTACCCACGTTTGAAGCCACCACCCATCTCCGCCACCCTGTCGCCGCACTTCTACGAAATCTAGCCTCCCAAACAAGGCGAGTGGTGGTCATCCACGACTCCATCATGGCTTCCGTCATCCAAGACATTGGTTCTATCGTCAACGGCGAGTCTTACACGTTCCACACTGTCTCCGCCTTCGCcgtcttcttgttcttgtggGAAGGAATTGCATGTCCACCTGAACTCGAAGGGGTACAAGTCAAGAGTAAGATCCCCGATACCACCCCGGGTCTGGAGGATTGCTTCCCCGACGAGTTCTTGAATTTTATTGTTACACAGTATGAATACACAGTGCACAACTCCGGGAACATCTACAACGCCAGCAGAACCATAGAAGGTGAGTACATTGATTTACTGAACAAACTTGGTGATAACAAGAAGCATTGGGCTGTTGGGCCGTTCAACCCAGTTTTAGTACCGGAAAAAAAAGAAGGCTCAAATGATGGTAaaaggtgtttggctccaaaaccagttggcttgcaaactgtctcttttgagcgtgtgattgcgcaggcgtgccagcaccgtggggtgtagtcgtcggggtagtcccttgatctgacttcttcttcaagcgaccgtggacgaggagagcaccaacctcgtcacggggttcttctctagccttccggagaaggacttcttgccttactgagtaagggctttggttgtggtctcttgcgttcaccaaatcgatacttagtgttgtagactaagcagagcaatcattgggaagttgggagaagcacggggttgcgctaaagcgtgactctagcttcgctgggtgcgagggcgttacccttgcttcgctggaagtaacagtggcggttgcgcttgcagtcggctcgctgggagactgggactggaagtacggtcgccgggttgatctggtgatgctagcagtcggctcgctgggagactgggactgtatCGCGGTCACCGgggttcaacgaggttgaaggtttgctcctgggaggctttgtaatcgctgggattgattgatttgagagaggtccttcatctgtccttgaaacctggtatatatacctagggtttcgaccgtTCCTTATCGTAAAAGGATTATTGACtggagtttcctagtcaatctctattacttgattccaataggacATTgctctcctcatggattccgaaATAGGCGGAGTtgtaacccaaaaccaagtatgtttatttttgggccgcaggtatcggcccgctgtgctagatccactgaaggatattgccaaaattacttttgggctcaaacattgccccccaggcctcgaaatcaggcccatgaaagtgtaactgattgaaggggactaaaacgacacgttcgatgctcgaaacgatgtcattaatgagggttgcgtcttttcactcgcgaaacgcctttttgtcgcatcgtttccctcacaaaatctcttatttaaatccgcagccactccagacctgtcacatcagaaactcttttagtctcctaaacccagaaaccttcTGTTGCACACATCCTTCtcacaaaaacccagaaatggctcccccgaaaaagatggttatcgaccaagaagaagaactgaatgaacaggCTGCGCGCTCTTGGGGAACTGGGATTGGCGCCAGCCTGATTCTCCAGACTACCATCCAAAGACCTCTGCTCCTCCGACTTTCGAACCAAcatgccggactgggtccaacGCCGCGAGATGTGTTCCCGGCCGACGCTATCGCTTTTTATGGCCTACCTGTTCGCCGCCCCAtcccagtcctccgaaggactcctggggattttaccagttggagtgcccctaaccatcgatcaaaaatagggcattggccatcctCCATCAGTGCGGAAGAGCTTTCTTGGTACCGGGAAGCACGCGCTCGAGATCTAGCCcgctggaacgcagcaggtatcacccatactattgatctttgttttcgtcttccgcgcggtggcaatcgttcgccactcgctgcctttctgtgtttctggaacactgctaccaacacctttgattttcgatttggccaaatgagtgtcACTTTACtggacattctcaccatcacCGGCCTACCCATTGATGGTGAACCCTATCTGCAcggccaattcgactctgatacTTTCACCTCTACCATGGCCCAACATGGTCGTGGTGCCCATAacggctcctatccgcggtggctggcctattaccgccaggagcacaatgcgactggcgggattgcCTTCTTAGAGTACTGGCTCTGTAAATTTATTTTCTGCACctcctcctgtaagcccactggtgcctggactTCCCTGgcgacggccctctacaacggccacCGTGTGGGACTAGGACAACCAGTATTAGGTGCCCTCTACCGTACCTTGTAtcaagccacaatgcatccctttgagactagcatttctggccccttttggatccttgatttctgggttcaaatttactttccatactttcgtcgcgacgacatcccattACTTCCGCCTACTGACCAACTCTTGGGTCGATGGCTCAGTCGCGGcgaaaggtacacatcccctccttatttTGAGTGCTTCACATACCTGTACTTACTGCACGAGATGCCatactgcgacttagtgctgagtAGAAGATTCCCAGCCCCGCTTGAACATGGATTCCTccctggcgcctctcgctacagtgatcgcgcgcgcttggcttttcgccgcgcgatctcctgttccgacatcaggattgccactgacgaactcagttacgagctctatgctcccaaccacttcgctcgccagCTCGGCCTTGtccaattagtgccattccctctatatgatgcttggaactacaaCACTTCCTGGCGTAGAATTGGGTCCCTctctgggcctccgccagcacaaagcacgCTCGCGCTGGTTGACCTTCCTGACTGGGCTaaagagattgactctgtggaCGCGGCTGAGGAAGGATATGATGTATGGTGGGCagaagtctctgttaactgctggcggCAACAGCACGATGAAGTATTCGCTGCCATCTTCGGGGAACTGCGATATCCCTACGCGGCCGACGTTGATCAACTTGCTCGCACCCCTGAAAACGCTGCACAagctcctcctcctgctgctgaaccggctccgcgacccgcgcgagccccacgtcaggcccagGCTGGTATTGTAATCCGCGAACCCCTTCAAGAGGTAACTAATCTTGACTCATGTTTTGTCCCCTTTGTTCTTTTATCCCTTCCCCCTTAAATTCAAACTTTGTTTTTTCAGGGGAGCGCGCCACTTTCTGGCAGTCGCGCAGCCAACGCTTCCCAAGCCTCTGGCCAGTCTGGGAAGCAAAAGGCGGTAATGATAGAGCCTGAGGACAAAGAatcctcctctgatgatgatgacatgcAAACGGTAAGAACCCTCTGTTTGTACAAGTCATGCTTTCTTTTACGAGTCATACCTAATCCCTTGCCTCTAACAGATCGCTGCTCTCTCGGCTCGGAAGCGCGCTCGttctgatcctcgaactgacctgtgggcagaagatgaaccaatcgctgaccgactggTAAGACACAAGTACACTAAGCACTtgttagaaatttcttttcattctgtgTGACTCTATAACAATCCTCATTTGCAGGTTCGCCACAGGTCCTCGAGACACgctgaagaaggatcttcaactgttggtgaaggcacatctgcttcccaagcTCTAGCGCCAACTGTTGTGACCCACTCTCCAACTCCTGCGGGCGCTGTAGATAACGCCCAATTGGCCTTGATAccagtgcagatcatagatgacagctcgccAGAGGCTGAAAATAGCGTACTGCCACTGGACGCCCCTCG
This region includes:
- the LOC133723335 gene encoding zeatin O-glucosyltransferase-like encodes the protein MASNHQNNAPNEVVVVMVPLPAQGHLNQLLHLSRLISAYNIPVHFVGTPNHNRQAKVRVHGWDQTSDVKNTIHFHDFIIPPVFCPPPNPNAPNKFPSHLLPTFEATTHLRHPVAALLRNLASQTRRVVVIHDSIMASVIQDIGSIVNGESYTFHTVSAFAVFLFLWEGIACPPELEGVQVKSKIPDTTPGLEDCFPDEFLNFIVTQYEYTVHNSGNIYNASRTIEGEYIDLLNKLGDNKKHWAVGPFNPVLVPEKKEGSNDGKRHACLDWLDKQEPNSVIYVSFGTTTCMTDEQIKELAIGLEQSNQKFIWVLRDADKGDLFIDGDQVRKAELPEGYEEKVKDRGVVVRDWAPQLEILSHNSTAWFLSHCGWNSCMESLTLGVPIACWPMHSDQPRNTTLVTRVLKVGLVIRDWERRNELITSSMVKDGVEKLMGYGEVDEIRKKARELGAAVRGSMVEGGDSRVELSSFIAHITR
- the LOC133723336 gene encoding uncharacterized protein LOC133723336 encodes the protein MIEPEDKESSSDDDDMQTIAALSARKRARSDPRTDLWAEDEPIADRLVRHRSSRHAEEGSSTVGEGTSASQALAPTVVTHSPTPAGAVDNAQLALIPVQIIDDSSPEAENSVLPLDAPREETNDVPVPSEASPETMLAIIVYEPPIEEVSNVVGTGDDVIGAVEAEAAEPVPNMVDQELPPPAPKSLKLKNWKTFLNQRRRYLKQCQKYLSLNLLRPLSLSLLLLLLWKG